Proteins from a genomic interval of Rosa chinensis cultivar Old Blush chromosome 2, RchiOBHm-V2, whole genome shotgun sequence:
- the LOC112191013 gene encoding zinc finger CCCH domain-containing protein 64, giving the protein MAPPKILLCGDISGNLKQLFKRVVSVNKSAGPFDALFCVGQFFPDSADQLDEFTGYIEGRAEIPLPTYFIGDYGVGATKFLLAATKDSGNQGFKMDGLKVCSNLYWLKGSGKFTFHGLSVVYLSGLQSSDSQQFGTYSQDDVDALRAIAEDPGIVDLFLTNKWPSGVTNKAGTSDVPPGASEPFGTDSTVAELAAEIKPRYHVAGTKGMFYAREPYSNVDAVHVTRFIGLAPVGNRDKQKFLHALSPTPASTMSALEIKTKSPNTTLSPYMYIKGTANAKEGAKRSSDSVSDSDSQYWRYDVSQKRQKHGAGDGNRLCFKFVSSGSCPRGETCNFQHDMDAREQSLRGVCFDFMNKGKCERGTDCKFKHSLQDEGESNSHKRRTGNATRSTECWFCLSSSKIESHLFISLGEHYYCALAKGPLVEDHVLLIPIGHSPNTLSLPSECEMELGKFQDSLKKFYKKQDKDVVFFEWASKRSTHANLQVVPIPSAKAASVQKFFHLAADRFKFKFTTTKFSNSSDGRKSLRTQFDRNFSFFYAELPDGTVLSHLIEESENFLPQFGREVMAGLLNKANRADWRRCTDSKEEETNMVEKFKSRFEEFDPNN; this is encoded by the exons ATGGCTCCTCCCAAAATCTTACTCTGCGGCGACATCTCCGGCAACCTCAAGCAGCTCTTCAAACGAGTCGtctcg GTCAACAAATCGGCCGGTCCCTTCGACGCGTTGTTCTGCGTCGGCCAGTTCTTTCCCGACTCGGCGGACCAGCTCGACGAGTTCACCGGCTACATCGAAGGCCGGGCCGAGATTCCTCTCCCGACCTACTTCATCGGCGACTATGGCGTCGGCGCCACTAAGTTTCTATTGGCGGCAACCAAGGACTCGGGGAACCAAGGCTTCAAAATGGACGGCTTGAAGGTTTGCAGCAATCTCTACTGGCTGAAAGGCAGTGGCAAATTCACCTTCcacg GGTTATCGGTGGTGTATTTGTCTGGTCTGCAATCTTCTGATAGTCAACAGTTTGGGACTTACAGTCAGGATGATGTTGATGCATTGCGAGCAATTGCTGAAGATCCTGGGATCGTTGACTTGTTCCTAAC TAACAAATGGCCAAGTGGGGTTACAAATAAAGCAGGTACATCTGATGTTCCTCCTGGAGCCTCTGAGCCTTTTGGCACTGACTCTACTGTGGCAGAGTTAGCAGCCGAGATCAAACCACG CTATCATGTTGCAGGCACAAAAGGCATGTTCTATGCGCGTGAGCCTTACTCCAATGTCGATGCTGTGCATGTCACCCGCTTCATAGGTCTTGCTCCAGTTGGAAACAGAGACAAGCAG AAATTTCTTCATGCGCTTTCTCCTACTCCAGCATCTACTATGTCTGCTCTTGAAATTAAGACAAAATCGCCAAACACTACCTTGTCTCCATACATGTATATCAAGGGAACAGCTAATGCGAAAGAAGGTGCAAAGAGGTCTAGTGATAGTGTTTCTGATTCTGATTCACAGTACTGGAGATATGATGTCTCCCAAAAAAGGCAGAAACATGGAGCTGGAGATGGTAATAGGCTGTGCTTTAAGTTTGTGTCCTCCGGTTCTTGTCCACGAGGGGAAACTTGCAACTTTCAACATGACATGGATGCAAGAGAACAATCTTTGAGAGGTGTTTGCTTCGATTTTATGAACAAAGGAAAGTGTGAAAGGGGTACTGATTGCAAATTTAAGCACAGCTTACAGGATGAAGGTGAAAGCAATTCTCACAAAAGACGCACTGGAAATGCTACCAG GTCGACAGAGTGCTGGTTTTGTTTGTCAAGCTCCAAAATAGAGTCTCATCTATTTATCAGCTTAGGGGAGCATTACTACTGTGCACTTGCTAAAGGCCCACTTGTTGAAGACCACGTATTGCTAATCCCTATTGGGCATTCACCCAATACCCTTTCTCTACCCTCCGAATGTGAGATGGAGCTCGGCAAATTCCAGGATAGTCTTAAAAAGTTTTATAAGAAACAAGACAAGGATGTAGTTTTCTTTGAGTGGGCTTCAAAACGTTCAACTCATGCCAATCTTCAG GTCGTTCCTATTCCGTCAGCCAAAGCAGCTAGTGTTCAAAAATTTTTTCATTTAGCTGCTGACaggttcaaattcaaatttacgACCACAAAAT TCAGTAACAGTTCTGATGGGAGAAAATCGTTGAGGACCCAGTTTGATAGAAATTTTAGCTTCTTCTATGCTGAGCTCCCTGATGGTACAGTCCTATCACATTTAATTGAGGAGAGCGAGAATTTCCTACCCCAATTTGGACGTGAG GTTATGGCAGGTTTATTGAACAAGGCTAACAGGGCTGATTGGAGGAGGTGTACAGATAGCAAAGAAGAGGAAACGAAtatggtagaaaaattcaagaGTAGATTCGAAGAATTTGATCCAAATAACTAA
- the LOC112185626 gene encoding uncharacterized protein LOC112185626 isoform X2, translating into MVDVPEFKASVSETNWSNSERSLGPLIKHFSSLVKWTRAASAKAPQSNGNVVQFESGYLVETVVEGTDIGVVPFKIRISEDGELFAVDSVNSNIVRITPPLSQ; encoded by the exons ATGGTGGATGTTCCAGAGTTCAAGGCCTCCGTTTCAGAGACGAATTGGAGCAACTCCGAAAGAAGTCTGG GGCCATTGATAAAGCACTTCTCTTCCCTTGTCAAGTGGACGAGGGCGGCATCTGCCAAGGCACCCCAATCAA ATGGGAATGTTGTTCAGTTTGAGAGTGGGTACTTAGTCGAGACTGTTGTGGAAGGAACTGACATTGGAGTTGTTCCTTTCAAGATCCGCATTTCAGAGGATGGCGAGCTCTTTGCTGTAGATTCTGTTAATAGTAACATTGTTCGGATTACTCCTCCGTTGTCTCAAT GA
- the LOC112187734 gene encoding pathogen-associated molecular patterns-induced protein A70 isoform X1, whose translation MLAFMLSWLTPTSLFIFLNLAIGTLVISHRFCKTPQQQPQHDQYGRPPSLLERVRSFDFSHYNFQPDHPEPHHVTENPTGLVRTPSFMERLRSINFSHYNFQHHYPEPEHVTEYPAPDNPTGLVRTPSLMERLRSINFSHYNFQHHYPEPEHVTEYPAPDNPTGLVRTPSLMDRLRSINFSQYDFQQPDPEPEHVTEHPTGIVRTPSLLARLKSMDFSSLYRSDPEAEDLHPTEADNPNPKPKPTRDHMVHRSKSDRGHEGSEIRPEKVIKKSASERGFEENEGGVRQRRGVEKTMSFGDDEEVDAKADDFINRFKQQLKLQRLDSLLRYSRNAPEKLN comes from the coding sequence ATGTTGGCTTTCATGCTCAGCTGGCTCACACCCACCTCCCTCTTCATCTTCCTCAACCTCGCCATCGGCACCCTCGTCATCTCCCACCGTTTCTGCAAAACACCTCAGCAACAACCCCAACACGACCAGTACGGTAGACCGCCCTCGCTCCTGGAACGTGTCAGGTCGTTCGACTTCTCCCACTACAACTTCCAACCCGATCACCCGGAACCCCATCACGTAACGGAAAACCCGACCGGATTAGTCCGGACTCCGTCATTCATGGAGCGGCTCAGGTCCATCAACTTTTCCCACTACAACTTCCAACATCACTACCCGGAACCCGAACACGTAACGGAATACCCAGCACCGGACAACCCGACCGGATTAGTCCGGACTCCGTCACTCATGGAGCGGCTCAGGTCCATCAACTTTTCCCACTACAACTTCCAACATCACTACCCGGAACCCGAACACGTAACGGAATACCCAGCACCGGACAACCCGACCGGATTAGTCCGGACTCCGTCACTCATGGATCGGCTCAGGTCCATCAACTTTTCCCAGTACGACTTCCAACAACCCGACCCGGAACCCGAACACGTAACAGAACACCCAACCGGAATAGTCCGGACGCCCTCGCTCCTGGCCCGTCTCAAGTCAATGGATTTCTCCTCTCTCTACAGATCCGACCCGGAAGCTGAAGATCTTCATCCGACCGAGGCCGATAACCCGAACCCGAAACCGAAGCCGACGCGAGACCATATGGTTCATCGGAGCAAGTCGGACAGGGGTCATGAAGGTTCGGAAATCCGACCCGAAAAGGTGATAAAGAAGTCCGCCAGCGAGAGAGGATTCGAAGAAAACGAGGGAGGTGTCCGGCAGCGAAGGGGGGTGGAGAAAACGATGTCGTTTGgagatgatgaagaagttgaCGCGAAAGCTGACGACTTTATTAACCGGTTCAAGCAGCAGCTCAAGTTACAGAGGCTCGACTCGCTTTTGCGTTACAGCAGAAATGCTCCAGAGAAACTAAATtaa
- the LOC112185626 gene encoding uncharacterized protein LOC112185626 isoform X1, with protein MVDVPEFKASVSETNWSNSERSLGPLIKHFSSLVKWTRAASAKAPQSNGNVVQFESGYLVETVVEGTDIGVVPFKIRISEDGELFAVDSVNSNIVRITPPLSQCMQKYLLAVDTFTSKYLLSRYHL; from the exons ATGGTGGATGTTCCAGAGTTCAAGGCCTCCGTTTCAGAGACGAATTGGAGCAACTCCGAAAGAAGTCTGG GGCCATTGATAAAGCACTTCTCTTCCCTTGTCAAGTGGACGAGGGCGGCATCTGCCAAGGCACCCCAATCAA ATGGGAATGTTGTTCAGTTTGAGAGTGGGTACTTAGTCGAGACTGTTGTGGAAGGAACTGACATTGGAGTTGTTCCTTTCAAGATCCGCATTTCAGAGGATGGCGAGCTCTTTGCTGTAGATTCTGTTAATAGTAACATTGTTCGGATTACTCCTCCGTTGTCTCAATGTATGCAAAAGTATTTACTTGCAGTTGACACATTTACTTCAAAGTATTTACTTTCAAGGTATCATTTATGA
- the LOC112187734 gene encoding pathogen-associated molecular patterns-induced protein A70 isoform X2 translates to MLAFMLSWLTPTSLFIFLNLAIGTLVISHRFCKTPQQQPQHDQYGRPPSLLERVRSFDFSHYNFQPDHPEPHHVTENPTGLVRTPSLMERLRSINFSHYNFQHHYPEPEHVTEYPAPDNPTGLVRTPSLMDRLRSINFSQYDFQQPDPEPEHVTEHPTGIVRTPSLLARLKSMDFSSLYRSDPEAEDLHPTEADNPNPKPKPTRDHMVHRSKSDRGHEGSEIRPEKVIKKSASERGFEENEGGVRQRRGVEKTMSFGDDEEVDAKADDFINRFKQQLKLQRLDSLLRYSRNAPEKLN, encoded by the exons ATGTTGGCTTTCATGCTCAGCTGGCTCACACCCACCTCCCTCTTCATCTTCCTCAACCTCGCCATCGGCACCCTCGTCATCTCCCACCGTTTCTGCAAAACACCTCAGCAACAACCCCAACACGACCAGTACGGTAGACCGCCCTCGCTCCTGGAACGTGTCAGGTCGTTCGACTTCTCCCACTACAACTTCCAACCCGATCACCCGGAACCCCATCACGTAACGGAAAAC CCGACCGGATTAGTCCGGACTCCGTCACTCATGGAGCGGCTCAGGTCCATCAACTTTTCCCACTACAACTTCCAACATCACTACCCGGAACCCGAACACGTAACGGAATACCCAGCACCGGACAACCCGACCGGATTAGTCCGGACTCCGTCACTCATGGATCGGCTCAGGTCCATCAACTTTTCCCAGTACGACTTCCAACAACCCGACCCGGAACCCGAACACGTAACAGAACACCCAACCGGAATAGTCCGGACGCCCTCGCTCCTGGCCCGTCTCAAGTCAATGGATTTCTCCTCTCTCTACAGATCCGACCCGGAAGCTGAAGATCTTCATCCGACCGAGGCCGATAACCCGAACCCGAAACCGAAGCCGACGCGAGACCATATGGTTCATCGGAGCAAGTCGGACAGGGGTCATGAAGGTTCGGAAATCCGACCCGAAAAGGTGATAAAGAAGTCCGCCAGCGAGAGAGGATTCGAAGAAAACGAGGGAGGTGTCCGGCAGCGAAGGGGGGTGGAGAAAACGATGTCGTTTGgagatgatgaagaagttgaCGCGAAAGCTGACGACTTTATTAACCGGTTCAAGCAGCAGCTCAAGTTACAGAGGCTCGACTCGCTTTTGCGTTACAGCAGAAATGCTCCAGAGAAACTAAATtaa